One part of the Microvirga sp. TS319 genome encodes these proteins:
- a CDS encoding aspartate/glutamate racemase family protein produces the protein MQQRTIGLIGGMSWESSAEYYRIINEEVHRRLGGAHSARSLMLSVDFDEIKHLQHAGDWDRLADAMKDAALRLERGGADFIVLCTNTMHRLADAIASSVSIPLLHIADPTAQKIRTAGLRRVGLLGTAFTMEQDFYKGRLQSLHDLDVIVPDAADRQVVHDVIYKELVLGRIDPRSREAYRGIIARLIENGADGIILGCTEIMLLVSGEDSAVPLFDTTTIHAVAAVDRALGA, from the coding sequence ATGCAACAGAGGACCATCGGGCTCATCGGCGGGATGAGTTGGGAAAGCTCGGCCGAGTATTACCGCATCATCAACGAGGAGGTGCACCGGCGCCTGGGGGGAGCGCATTCCGCGCGCAGTCTCATGCTGTCCGTCGATTTCGACGAGATCAAGCACCTCCAGCACGCAGGCGACTGGGACAGGCTTGCCGACGCCATGAAGGATGCGGCCCTTCGCCTGGAGCGGGGTGGCGCGGACTTCATCGTGCTGTGCACCAACACGATGCACCGTCTCGCGGATGCGATCGCGTCGTCCGTGAGCATTCCGCTTCTGCATATCGCCGACCCGACCGCGCAGAAGATCAGGACAGCGGGCCTTCGGCGGGTCGGTCTGCTCGGCACGGCCTTCACCATGGAGCAGGATTTCTATAAGGGCCGCCTGCAATCCCTCCACGATCTGGATGTGATCGTGCCCGATGCCGCCGACCGCCAGGTGGTGCACGACGTGATCTACAAGGAGCTCGTGCTCGGCAGGATCGATCCTCGGTCGCGAGAAGCCTATCGTGGCATCATCGCGCGCCTGATCGAGAACGGCGCAGACGGCATCATTCTCGGCTGCACCGAGATCATGCTGCTGGTTTCTGGCGAAGACAGCGCGGTGCCGCTCTTCGATACGACGACGATCCACGCGGTCGCAGCCGTCGATCGCGCGCTCGGCGCGTGA
- a CDS encoding NahK/ErcS family hybrid sensor histidine kinase/response regulator has translation MVATWAVVLSALVYLCFLFTVAYWGDNGGRRFVQGPWRSTISALALAVYCTSWTFFGSVGLASRSGLDFLAIYIGPILVITVGHALVARVIRVAKMQNISSIADFVAARYGKSERVAAIVSLIALVGSIPYIALQLKAVSASLDVFITKADGMPPPNLPFIGDLALVVALVLAGFAVAFGTRHPDATEHQDGLIMAISVESIVKLVAFLIVGSYVTFVMFDGYDGIKERLTALGTTDSLMERTSGFGSYVTLILLSSCAALLLPRQFHVTVVENHSIRDLKRAAWMFPLYLVLINLFVIPIALAGLAMFPTDAIDRDMTVLALPLADQAGTIAVLTFLGGFSAATAMVIVDSVAVAVMISNHLVMPVVLRRRAFAGIDPGGFVIAVRRISIVLVILLGYAYYRASGEAALAAIGLLSFAALAQVAPAFLGGLIWSRGTALGASVGLIVGFLMWLYTLLLPSLVWDGVFWSDMVVSGPFGIEVLKPTALFGVDLPQLTHGVVWSLTLNILCYIGFSLWRPVTAMEQIQANVFVGEPHTSATPSFRLFRASVTVDELRAMVSRYLGEERTTRSFEGFSHSRGQTLEPRAEADIHLLRYAEHLLASAIGTASSRLALSLLLRRRTVSTEAALKLLDDASAAIQHSRDLLQHALNYARQGITVIDRDLRLLAWNQAFIDLYDMPPNFVQVGIGMERIVRYNAARGSYGPGKIDEQVAARLHSFQHDVEPVRLKLFPSGKVIEIRSNLLPDGGHVTTYTDVTEAVLAEEESRRANETLEQRVRERTEELTRLNEALRSAKAEADEANISKTRFLAAASHDILQPLNAARLYATSLVERDRDAGDATLAENIDASLDAVEEILTAILDISRLDTGAMKPQWSSFRMDELFRQLQREFDPIAKEKGLNLTFVAPSLTVRSDRRLLRRLLQNLVSNAIKYTPTGRVLVGARRQGTHLVLEVWDTGLGIPPSKQRIVFREFQRLDQGAKAARGLGLGLSIVERIGRVLKHPIILKSEVGRGSVFRVEVPIVAALPETVAAPEPPKAPATVLSGLHVLVIDNEPAILEGMRLLLSGWGCDVWTASDLETAYKVLRSNKALPEVIIADYHLDDTDGLELIKALRWKTQVDTPAVLVTADRTPAVRDAAAAMHVHVLNKPLKPAALRALLTQWRATRVAAE, from the coding sequence ATGGTCGCCACCTGGGCGGTAGTCTTATCGGCACTGGTCTATCTCTGCTTTCTGTTCACCGTCGCCTATTGGGGCGACAATGGAGGCAGGCGCTTTGTCCAGGGGCCATGGCGCTCCACCATCTCTGCGCTGGCTCTTGCCGTCTACTGCACCTCATGGACCTTCTTCGGGTCCGTTGGGCTCGCCAGCCGCTCCGGGCTTGACTTCCTGGCGATCTATATCGGCCCCATCCTTGTCATTACCGTGGGGCACGCCCTCGTCGCCCGGGTCATCCGGGTGGCGAAGATGCAGAATATCTCCTCCATCGCCGACTTCGTCGCGGCCCGCTATGGGAAGAGCGAACGCGTCGCCGCCATCGTCAGCCTGATCGCGCTTGTCGGCTCCATCCCCTATATCGCGCTGCAGTTGAAAGCGGTCTCGGCCTCCCTCGACGTGTTCATCACGAAAGCCGACGGCATGCCGCCGCCGAATCTGCCCTTCATCGGAGATCTTGCGCTCGTCGTTGCCCTCGTGCTCGCGGGTTTCGCCGTCGCCTTCGGCACGCGCCACCCGGACGCCACGGAGCATCAGGACGGCCTCATCATGGCGATCTCGGTCGAGTCCATCGTGAAGCTCGTCGCGTTTCTGATCGTCGGCAGCTACGTGACCTTCGTCATGTTCGACGGCTATGACGGGATCAAGGAGCGCCTGACCGCCCTCGGCACGACGGACAGCCTGATGGAGAGAACCTCGGGCTTCGGCAGCTACGTCACTCTCATTCTTCTCTCGAGCTGCGCCGCACTGCTGCTGCCGCGCCAGTTCCATGTGACCGTCGTGGAGAATCATTCCATCCGGGACCTGAAGCGGGCCGCCTGGATGTTCCCGCTCTACCTCGTTCTCATCAATCTCTTCGTGATTCCGATCGCGCTCGCAGGCCTCGCGATGTTCCCGACCGACGCGATTGACCGGGACATGACCGTGCTGGCGCTGCCGCTCGCCGATCAGGCCGGCACGATTGCCGTTCTGACATTTCTCGGCGGGTTCTCTGCCGCGACCGCGATGGTGATCGTGGATTCCGTGGCCGTGGCCGTGATGATCTCCAACCATCTCGTCATGCCCGTCGTTCTGCGGCGGCGCGCTTTCGCCGGGATCGACCCAGGCGGCTTCGTCATTGCCGTACGGCGGATCTCGATCGTGCTCGTGATCCTTCTGGGCTATGCCTATTACCGCGCATCCGGCGAGGCCGCGCTCGCGGCCATTGGCCTTCTTTCCTTCGCCGCCCTCGCACAGGTGGCCCCTGCCTTTCTCGGTGGCCTGATCTGGTCGCGCGGTACGGCGCTCGGCGCGAGCGTGGGCCTTATCGTGGGCTTTCTCATGTGGCTCTATACGCTGCTCCTGCCGAGCCTCGTCTGGGACGGCGTGTTCTGGTCCGACATGGTGGTCTCCGGGCCGTTCGGCATCGAGGTCCTGAAACCGACCGCCCTTTTCGGCGTGGATCTGCCCCAGCTCACCCATGGCGTCGTCTGGAGCCTGACCCTTAACATCCTCTGCTACATCGGCTTCTCGTTGTGGCGCCCCGTGACGGCGATGGAGCAGATTCAGGCGAACGTCTTCGTCGGCGAACCGCATACGTCCGCGACCCCGAGCTTCCGTCTGTTTCGCGCCAGCGTGACCGTCGACGAGCTGCGCGCAATGGTCTCGCGCTATCTCGGCGAGGAGCGCACCACGCGCTCCTTCGAAGGCTTCAGCCACAGCCGGGGCCAGACCCTCGAGCCGCGGGCGGAAGCCGATATCCATCTCCTGCGCTACGCGGAACACCTGCTGGCCTCCGCGATCGGCACGGCGTCCTCGCGCCTCGCGCTGTCGCTTCTTCTGCGCCGGCGCACCGTCTCGACCGAGGCCGCTCTCAAGCTGCTCGACGATGCCTCCGCGGCCATCCAGCACAGCCGCGATCTTCTTCAGCATGCTCTCAACTATGCCAGACAGGGGATCACGGTGATCGACCGCGATCTGCGTCTGCTTGCCTGGAACCAGGCCTTCATCGACCTTTACGACATGCCGCCCAACTTCGTTCAGGTCGGAATCGGCATGGAGCGCATCGTCCGCTACAACGCCGCGCGCGGTTCCTATGGGCCCGGCAAGATCGACGAACAGGTGGCCGCGCGTCTGCACTCGTTTCAGCACGATGTGGAACCCGTGCGTCTCAAGCTATTCCCTTCCGGAAAGGTCATCGAGATCCGCTCGAACCTCCTGCCGGACGGGGGTCACGTCACGACCTACACGGATGTCACCGAAGCGGTTCTGGCAGAGGAGGAAAGCCGCCGTGCCAACGAGACGCTCGAACAGCGCGTGCGGGAGCGTACCGAAGAGCTGACGCGTCTCAATGAAGCCTTGCGCAGCGCGAAAGCGGAAGCCGACGAAGCGAATATTTCCAAGACGCGCTTCCTGGCAGCGGCCTCGCACGACATTCTGCAGCCGCTCAATGCGGCCCGCCTTTACGCGACCTCGCTCGTGGAGCGTGATCGCGATGCCGGCGATGCGACCCTCGCCGAGAACATCGACGCATCCCTGGACGCCGTTGAGGAGATCCTCACGGCCATCCTCGACATCTCCCGCCTCGACACAGGCGCCATGAAGCCGCAATGGTCGAGCTTCCGCATGGATGAACTTTTCCGTCAGCTGCAGCGCGAGTTCGATCCCATCGCGAAAGAAAAAGGCCTGAATCTCACATTCGTGGCTCCCTCGCTCACCGTCCGCTCCGACCGGCGTCTGCTGCGCCGTCTGCTGCAGAACCTCGTGTCCAACGCCATCAAATACACGCCGACGGGCCGCGTTCTCGTCGGCGCAAGGCGGCAGGGCACCCACCTGGTTCTCGAGGTCTGGGATACGGGCCTCGGCATTCCACCCTCGAAACAGCGGATCGTCTTCCGCGAATTTCAGCGTCTCGATCAGGGAGCGAAGGCGGCGAGAGGCCTAGGGCTCGGTCTTTCCATCGTGGAGCGCATCGGGCGGGTGCTCAAGCATCCCATCATCCTCAAATCGGAGGTGGGACGCGGATCGGTGTTCCGCGTCGAGGTTCCGATCGTCGCGGCGCTTCCCGAAACCGTCGCGGCTCCTGAACCGCCGAAGGCTCCGGCGACCGTTCTTTCGGGTCTGCACGTGCTCGTGATCGATAACGAGCCTGCCATCCTGGAAGGCATGCGGCTGCTGCTGTCGGGCTGGGGCTGCGACGTGTGGACGGCATCCGACCTCGAAACGGCCTATAAGGTCCTTCGAAGCAACAAGGCTCTGCCCGAAGTCATCATCGCAGACTACCACCTCGACGACACGGACGGCTTGGAGCTCATCAAGGCTTTGCGCTGGAAGACGCAGGTCGACACGCCTGCCGTTCTCGTGACCGCGGACCGGACGCCGGCCGTGCGCGACGCAGCCGCCGCCATGCACGTACATGTGCTCAACAAGCCGCTGAAGCCCGCGGCCCTGCGCGCATTGCTCACCCAATGGCGCGCCACCCGCGTGGCGGCGGAGTAA
- a CDS encoding DoxX family protein, translating into MIDARTAPYAALILRVTLGALFLAHAGLKIVVFTPAGTAQFFQSLGLPGGLAYAVILAEVLGGLALIAGFYTRWAALALIPILVGAIVTVHGPAGFFFSNPNGGWEFLAFWILALVAQALLGEGAYALKSGSVRAAPALSTRSA; encoded by the coding sequence ATGATCGACGCACGTACCGCCCCCTACGCCGCGCTTATTCTGCGCGTCACCCTCGGCGCCCTGTTCTTGGCCCATGCCGGCCTCAAGATCGTCGTCTTCACACCCGCCGGAACGGCCCAATTCTTCCAAAGCCTGGGTCTGCCTGGAGGCCTCGCCTATGCGGTGATCCTGGCCGAGGTCCTCGGCGGCCTGGCCCTGATCGCCGGCTTTTACACCCGTTGGGCAGCTCTCGCCCTTATCCCGATCCTGGTGGGAGCCATCGTTACCGTCCATGGCCCGGCCGGGTTCTTCTTCTCCAATCCGAATGGCGGTTGGGAATTCCTGGCGTTCTGGATCCTGGCTCTTGTCGCACAAGCGTTGCTGGGGGAGGGCGCGTATGCCCTCAAATCCGGATCGGTACGGGCAGCTCCGGCGTTATCCACTCGTTCGGCCTGA
- a CDS encoding VOC family protein: MSNEVAGAPATRPIHPGVRIGHVHLKVADLDRSLAFYCGVLGFELMQRYGTQAAFVSAGGYHHHIGLNTWESQGGSPPPPGTTGLYHLAILYPTRAALADALYRLAEAGIPLQGASDHGVSEALYLSDPDGNGIELYVDRPEDQWPRNAEGELQMVTHRLDLQDLLAARET; encoded by the coding sequence ATGTCGAATGAGGTTGCCGGAGCTCCGGCAACCCGCCCCATTCACCCGGGCGTCCGGATCGGCCATGTCCACCTGAAGGTGGCGGATCTCGATCGCTCTCTCGCCTTCTATTGCGGCGTGCTCGGTTTCGAACTGATGCAGCGCTACGGCACCCAGGCCGCCTTCGTTTCGGCGGGCGGCTATCACCACCATATCGGCCTGAACACCTGGGAAAGCCAGGGAGGCTCGCCGCCCCCTCCGGGCACGACCGGCCTCTATCATCTCGCGATCCTCTATCCCACGCGGGCGGCCTTGGCGGATGCTCTCTACCGTCTGGCCGAAGCGGGCATTCCCCTCCAGGGTGCAAGCGACCATGGGGTGAGCGAGGCGCTTTACCTGAGCGACCCGGATGGCAACGGCATCGAGCTCTATGTGGATCGCCCCGAGGACCAGTGGCCGCGCAATGCGGAAGGGGAGCTCCAAATGGTCACCCACCGCCTGGACCTGCAGGATCTCCTGGCCGCCCGGGAGACTTGA
- the mscL gene encoding large conductance mechanosensitive channel protein MscL, protein MWNEFKQFALRGNVVDLAIGIIIGAAFGRIVDSLVGDIFMPIIGAVTGGLDFSNYFTPLSGNVTATALNEAKNQGAVLAWGNFVTVAINFIIIAWILFLLVKGMNRLRRAEDAKTGTADKPPEVPADVKLLTEIRDLMKTGRSL, encoded by the coding sequence ATGTGGAATGAATTCAAGCAATTCGCCTTGCGCGGCAATGTGGTCGACCTGGCGATCGGTATCATCATCGGTGCCGCCTTCGGCAGGATCGTCGACTCCCTCGTCGGCGACATCTTCATGCCGATCATCGGGGCCGTCACCGGCGGGCTCGATTTCTCGAACTATTTCACGCCTCTGTCCGGCAATGTTACCGCAACGGCATTGAACGAAGCCAAGAACCAGGGCGCCGTGCTCGCCTGGGGCAACTTCGTCACGGTCGCCATCAACTTCATCATCATCGCATGGATCCTGTTCCTGCTCGTCAAGGGAATGAACCGCCTGCGGCGTGCGGAGGATGCCAAGACCGGCACGGCGGACAAGCCGCCGGAGGTTCCGGCCGACGTGAAACTGCTCACGGAAATCCGCGATTTGATGAAAACCGGCCGCTCCCTCTGA
- a CDS encoding pyridoxal phosphate-dependent aminotransferase: MNASVPVPSTFNLRPEALQAPTSGIVDVFSYGRGRPGIIPLWVGEGDLATPAFICDAASRSLGDGETFYTYQRGIPELREAIAHYHERVYRKAFDPERFFVTSGGMPAMQIAFRMVCGTGDEVLIPTPAWPNFAGAITIAGARPVPVPMTIDAQGWHLDFERLERSVTPRTRVVVLNSPSNPTGWTASHDDLRAVLDMARRHGLWIVADEIYGRFIHDSALSMDGRAPSFRDVMEPEDRILFVQTFSKNWAMTGWRLGWLEAPPALGQVIENLVQYQTSGTPTFIQRAGVAAIEQGEDFLADQVERARQGRVIVSRLAETGLVELPPPNGAFYAFLKIKGATNSKDIAFRLIDEANVGLAPGNAFGDAGEGYLRLCYLRKAEDLEEAVRRIGAALPKLVA, from the coding sequence ATGAACGCATCCGTCCCGGTTCCCTCGACCTTCAATCTACGGCCGGAGGCGCTGCAGGCTCCCACCAGCGGCATCGTGGACGTGTTTTCATACGGACGCGGGCGTCCCGGCATCATCCCGCTCTGGGTCGGCGAAGGCGATCTTGCGACACCAGCCTTCATCTGCGATGCGGCGTCCCGTTCCCTCGGGGACGGCGAGACCTTTTATACGTATCAAAGGGGCATTCCCGAGCTGCGTGAGGCTATTGCGCATTATCATGAAAGGGTCTACCGCAAGGCCTTCGATCCAGAGCGCTTCTTCGTGACATCAGGCGGTATGCCCGCCATGCAGATTGCCTTCCGCATGGTGTGCGGTACGGGCGACGAGGTGCTGATCCCGACGCCTGCATGGCCGAATTTCGCGGGCGCCATCACGATTGCCGGCGCACGTCCTGTCCCGGTTCCCATGACGATCGACGCACAGGGTTGGCATCTCGATTTCGAGCGGCTGGAGCGGTCCGTGACGCCGCGCACCCGCGTCGTCGTCCTGAACTCCCCGTCCAATCCGACCGGGTGGACGGCAAGCCATGACGATCTGCGCGCTGTCCTCGACATGGCGCGCCGTCACGGGTTGTGGATCGTGGCGGACGAGATCTATGGCCGCTTCATCCATGATTCTGCTCTCAGCATGGATGGGCGTGCGCCTTCCTTCCGCGACGTGATGGAGCCCGAGGATCGCATTCTTTTCGTGCAGACCTTCTCGAAGAACTGGGCGATGACCGGATGGCGCCTCGGTTGGCTCGAAGCGCCGCCCGCGCTGGGGCAGGTGATCGAGAACCTGGTCCAGTATCAGACCTCCGGCACGCCCACGTTCATCCAGCGCGCGGGCGTTGCCGCCATCGAGCAGGGCGAGGACTTTCTGGCCGATCAGGTGGAACGAGCCCGGCAAGGTCGCGTCATTGTCAGTCGGCTCGCGGAAACAGGTCTCGTCGAGCTGCCGCCGCCCAACGGCGCGTTCTATGCCTTCCTGAAGATCAAGGGGGCGACGAATTCCAAGGACATCGCCTTCCGCCTCATCGACGAGGCGAATGTGGGTCTTGCCCCAGGAAATGCCTTCGGCGACGCGGGGGAGGGATATCTGCGCCTCTGCTATCTTCGCAAGGCCGAGGATCTCGAGGAGGCTGTCAGGCGTATCGGCGCGGCCCTGCCGAAGCTCGTTGCCTGA
- a CDS encoding AbrB family transcriptional regulator, which yields MPLILAHIAQILIAGLGGLVFYWIGVPAAWLSGAAIGAILWGLTKHSVPMPKALADTAMLISGAAMGAAVTPAAITAMGRYPGSLVLLVLGVAAISWMSTLWLTRISGWRTADAVLASVPGALSTVLAVAADRKADVPSVAIVQNLRLFVLIALLPSIVVVTGGGGNTNVLIGQGMPIESPGGLAIILFGGLGLGLVFKKLKVAAPILLGSMVVSSASHGTELVTGVIPPVIATCGLVLIGLFIAERFRNIQRSMLKRALVAALGSFSVGMGIAVVFSALAAWAADVSFANSLVAFAPGGLEAMTVLALVLGLDPLYVGIHHLVRFLSIGLVLPFLVGWLQRRNA from the coding sequence ATGCCCCTCATTCTCGCTCACATTGCTCAGATCCTGATCGCCGGGCTCGGCGGGCTTGTCTTTTATTGGATCGGCGTTCCGGCCGCATGGCTGTCCGGCGCCGCCATCGGGGCGATTTTGTGGGGCCTGACGAAGCATTCCGTGCCCATGCCGAAGGCTCTCGCCGATACGGCGATGCTGATCTCCGGGGCGGCGATGGGAGCAGCCGTGACCCCGGCCGCCATCACCGCCATGGGGCGCTATCCCGGAAGTCTCGTGCTTCTGGTCCTCGGCGTTGCGGCCATCTCGTGGATGTCCACCCTCTGGCTCACTCGCATTTCGGGCTGGCGCACGGCCGATGCGGTCCTGGCCTCCGTACCCGGAGCCCTCTCGACGGTGCTCGCCGTCGCGGCGGATCGCAAGGCGGACGTGCCCTCCGTCGCCATCGTGCAGAACCTGCGTCTCTTCGTGCTGATCGCGCTTTTGCCGAGCATCGTCGTGGTGACCGGAGGAGGGGGCAACACGAATGTGCTGATCGGCCAGGGAATGCCAATTGAAAGTCCCGGCGGCTTGGCCATCATCCTGTTCGGCGGGCTTGGCCTCGGCCTCGTCTTCAAGAAGCTGAAGGTTGCCGCGCCGATCCTGCTGGGTTCGATGGTCGTGAGCTCCGCGAGCCACGGGACCGAACTCGTCACGGGCGTCATTCCGCCGGTGATCGCGACCTGCGGCCTCGTACTGATCGGCCTCTTCATCGCCGAGCGTTTCCGCAACATTCAGCGCTCCATGCTGAAGCGCGCATTGGTCGCCGCCTTAGGGTCGTTTTCCGTCGGCATGGGCATTGCGGTGGTCTTTTCGGCCCTCGCGGCTTGGGCAGCGGATGTCAGCTTCGCCAACAGCCTTGTCGCCTTCGCGCCCGGCGGCCTCGAGGCCATGACCGTGCTTGCGCTCGTGCTCGGCCTCGATCCGCTCTATGTGGGGATCCACCATCTCGTGCGGTTTCTCAGCATCGGCCTGGTTCTGCCATTCCTGGTCGGCTGGCTGCAGCGCAGAAATGCCTGA
- a CDS encoding MurR/RpiR family transcriptional regulator has translation MKSDSSVPSLNPPSLAERIRLEMDSFTPSEKRAAHTLLSHYPFAGLDTVAEFAGRAGISAPSVLRFVNRLGFGGFPEFQKHLREELEAQLLSPLAKASPSDKAQGAPALASFAESAIGNLRSTVESIAPAEFDAVVELLSDERRPTHFTGGRFTGALARYAASHFRIVRSHVDFIEGQPALWRDRMIEIGKKDVIVAFDIRRYQEDVTALCETAAKQGATVILLTDPWLSPIARVARHVLPAHIVAPSNWDSSAGLLLITEALVAAVTKRLWKTAKPRMEAVERLRNERP, from the coding sequence ATGAAAAGCGACAGCAGCGTCCCTTCTCTGAATCCACCGAGCCTTGCCGAACGCATTCGCCTCGAAATGGACTCCTTTACGCCCAGCGAGAAGCGCGCGGCCCACACGCTGCTGAGTCATTACCCGTTCGCCGGCCTGGATACCGTAGCGGAGTTCGCCGGCCGGGCCGGAATTTCGGCACCGTCGGTTCTGCGTTTCGTGAACCGGCTCGGCTTTGGGGGCTTTCCGGAATTCCAGAAGCACCTGCGAGAGGAACTGGAGGCTCAACTCCTCTCACCGCTCGCCAAAGCCAGCCCGTCGGACAAGGCCCAGGGCGCTCCGGCACTCGCTTCCTTCGCCGAGTCCGCCATCGGCAATCTTCGGTCCACGGTGGAGAGCATCGCTCCCGCCGAATTCGACGCGGTGGTGGAACTCCTGAGCGACGAGCGGCGCCCGACCCACTTCACCGGCGGTCGCTTCACGGGTGCGTTGGCGCGTTACGCGGCGAGCCACTTCCGCATCGTGCGCAGCCATGTGGATTTCATCGAAGGTCAGCCGGCGCTCTGGCGCGACCGGATGATCGAGATCGGCAAGAAGGACGTGATCGTGGCTTTCGACATTCGCCGCTACCAGGAGGATGTCACCGCTCTCTGCGAAACGGCCGCGAAGCAGGGCGCGACCGTCATCCTGCTCACGGATCCCTGGTTGTCGCCGATCGCCCGCGTGGCCCGCCATGTGCTGCCGGCCCATATCGTGGCTCCATCGAACTGGGACTCGTCGGCGGGTCTGCTGCTCATAACCGAGGCGCTCGTGGCCGCCGTGACGAAGCGCCTGTGGAAGACCGCGAAACCGCGAATGGAAGCCGTGGAGCGGCTGCGCAACGAGAGGCCTTAA
- a CDS encoding N-formylglutamate amidohydrolase, which yields MIHASRTDTGRTAAAPVAKPVVLVENPQGRSPILLICEHASKHLPERYGTLGLSADQLESHIAWDPGAVGVAKELSRLLDAPLIHAGVSRLVLDLNRDPSAPDSIWTLSERTTIPGNQNLDADERAYRVREVYDVFHGMVSRFVEARVSAGQISGIVTVHSFTPVYQGVPRPWHIGLIFNRDERFARSVEAGLHRDPALVLGMNEPYSPADRVFHTLERHAERRGLAPLMIEIRNDLIRTEDGQASWAHRLAPLLREGARTL from the coding sequence ATGATCCATGCGAGTCGGACAGACACCGGCAGGACGGCGGCCGCCCCGGTCGCGAAGCCGGTTGTCCTCGTGGAGAACCCCCAGGGGCGTTCGCCCATCCTGCTGATCTGCGAGCATGCGTCGAAGCACCTTCCCGAGCGCTATGGGACGCTCGGTCTGAGTGCGGACCAGCTCGAGAGCCATATCGCCTGGGATCCAGGAGCTGTCGGGGTCGCGAAGGAGCTGTCCCGGTTGCTCGATGCGCCGCTCATCCATGCGGGCGTCTCGCGCCTGGTTCTCGACCTCAATCGTGATCCTTCAGCGCCCGATTCCATCTGGACGCTCAGCGAGCGCACGACCATTCCCGGCAACCAGAACCTCGATGCTGACGAACGGGCCTACCGGGTCCGCGAGGTCTACGATGTGTTTCACGGGATGGTGAGCCGCTTCGTCGAAGCCCGCGTGTCCGCGGGACAGATAAGCGGCATCGTCACCGTTCATTCGTTCACGCCGGTTTACCAGGGCGTGCCGCGTCCGTGGCATATCGGCCTCATCTTCAACCGCGACGAGCGCTTTGCGCGTAGCGTCGAGGCCGGATTGCACCGGGATCCGGCCCTCGTCCTGGGCATGAACGAACCCTATTCGCCGGCGGACCGGGTGTTTCACACCCTCGAGCGCCATGCCGAGAGGCGCGGACTCGCACCGCTGATGATCGAAATCCGCAATGATCTGATCCGCACGGAAGACGGACAGGCGTCGTGGGCTCACCGTCTTGCGCCGCTCTTGAGGGAGGGGGCGCGGACGCTGTAA